Proteins encoded together in one Planctopirus ephydatiae window:
- the grpE gene encoding nucleotide exchange factor GrpE, with amino-acid sequence MNTENPENTENTTEGSTSVNMVQALAEERDQFKEKWARSVADLENYRRRVQKEAEEERKYGAATFLRTVLPGFDNLQRAIQAAKSPAAKLEDLVKGVEMVSQQFETLFAGMGAVVIPTVGTPFDPNRHEAITQVPSADYPPMTVIQEVERGFTLHDRVIRPAKVIVSAAPAAQ; translated from the coding sequence GTGAATACCGAGAACCCAGAAAACACCGAAAACACGACTGAAGGTTCGACTTCTGTGAACATGGTGCAGGCTCTGGCAGAAGAGCGCGATCAGTTCAAGGAGAAGTGGGCGCGTTCGGTCGCTGATCTCGAGAACTACCGCCGGCGTGTGCAGAAGGAAGCGGAAGAAGAGCGGAAGTATGGCGCTGCCACCTTCCTGCGAACCGTGCTGCCGGGATTTGATAATCTGCAGCGGGCGATTCAGGCAGCCAAATCTCCTGCGGCAAAGCTGGAAGATCTCGTCAAAGGGGTCGAGATGGTCAGCCAGCAGTTTGAAACGCTCTTTGCGGGCATGGGCGCTGTGGTCATTCCGACGGTGGGTACACCCTTCGACCCGAATCGGCATGAAGCGATTACCCAGGTTCCCAGTGCCGACTATCCACCGATGACTGTCATTCAGGAAGTTGAGCGCGGCTTTACGCTCCACGACCGTGTCATTCGACCCGCCAAGGTCATTGTCTCTGCGGCTCCGGCTGCTCAATAG
- the dnaJ gene encoding molecular chaperone DnaJ has translation MTSKRDYYEILGVEKTATAEELKKAYRKLAAKHHPDRNPGSEEAIYAFKECSEAFEVLYDSDKRARYDRYGHAGVQGGSGGFQDVDDIFGAFGDLFGDMFGGGGRRRPGGSRGRRGSDLRSKLVIDLVEAAVGCARELEIEKHERCKTCSGSGAAPGSSPEKCEYCGGRGQVVQSQGFFRVQITCPVCRGEGTVVRQKCETCRGSRFTPTKVRLEVKVPAGVDNDMQLCIRGEGEPGEGGGPPGDLYVDIVVRKHKLFERMGRDLGFRLPVTYAQACLGTELEIPILTGKHNLVVPAGTQPGDVIRIRGHGMPDPHSGQRGDLLVEVQVEVPKKLSKKHEELLRQMAELDSKQVSPHRKTFFETIKDLFAGGDSNS, from the coding sequence ATGACTTCGAAACGTGACTATTACGAAATTCTTGGTGTCGAAAAAACAGCGACAGCCGAAGAGTTGAAAAAAGCTTATCGCAAGCTGGCGGCGAAGCATCACCCGGATCGCAATCCGGGGAGTGAAGAGGCGATCTACGCCTTTAAGGAATGCTCCGAAGCTTTCGAAGTACTGTACGATTCGGATAAGCGCGCCCGCTACGACCGCTATGGTCATGCCGGTGTTCAAGGCGGTAGTGGTGGCTTCCAGGATGTCGATGATATCTTCGGGGCCTTTGGCGACTTGTTTGGTGATATGTTCGGCGGCGGTGGCCGGCGCAGGCCCGGTGGAAGCCGTGGCCGCCGAGGTTCTGACCTGCGGTCGAAACTGGTCATCGATCTTGTCGAAGCGGCTGTCGGCTGCGCTCGCGAACTTGAGATTGAAAAGCACGAACGCTGCAAAACATGCAGTGGTTCTGGTGCAGCACCTGGCAGTTCACCCGAAAAATGTGAGTATTGCGGCGGGCGTGGACAGGTTGTGCAGTCGCAGGGGTTCTTCCGCGTTCAGATCACTTGTCCTGTATGCCGTGGGGAAGGGACTGTCGTCCGGCAGAAGTGCGAGACTTGCCGGGGTTCGCGATTCACACCCACCAAGGTGAGGCTGGAAGTCAAGGTTCCCGCTGGTGTTGATAACGACATGCAGCTCTGCATTCGTGGCGAAGGGGAGCCGGGCGAAGGTGGCGGGCCTCCTGGCGATCTTTACGTCGATATCGTCGTGCGTAAGCACAAGCTCTTTGAACGCATGGGGCGGGATCTGGGGTTCCGCCTGCCGGTCACATACGCACAAGCCTGCCTGGGGACAGAACTGGAAATCCCGATCCTTACCGGGAAGCACAATCTGGTGGTTCCGGCAGGGACACAGCCTGGCGACGTGATTCGAATTCGTGGCCACGGCATGCCCGATCCTCACTCAGGTCAGCGAGGCGATCTGCTGGTCGAAGTGCAGGTGGAGGTCCCCAAAAAGCTCTCCAAGAAACATGAAGAGTTGCTGCGGCAGATGGCCGAACTCGACAGCAAGCAGGTCTCGCCTCATCGCAAAACATTCTTTGAAACCATCAAAGATCTCTTTGCAGGTGGCGACAGCAATTCGTAA
- a CDS encoding FmdB family zinc ribbon protein, which produces MPTYEYACDACDHRWEEFQSIKAEPTKKCPSCNKKKARRLISAGGGLLFKGSGFYLTDYRSEGYKKAASADKPASSGDKGSSGSGSSSSGGSSGGSGSSGGSSGSGSKPS; this is translated from the coding sequence ATGCCCACTTACGAATACGCTTGTGATGCTTGCGATCATCGCTGGGAAGAGTTCCAGTCGATCAAGGCTGAACCGACGAAGAAGTGCCCATCGTGCAATAAAAAGAAAGCCCGCCGGCTGATCAGTGCGGGTGGCGGCCTGCTGTTTAAGGGCTCAGGTTTTTACCTGACGGACTACCGCAGCGAAGGCTATAAAAAAGCCGCCTCAGCCGACAAACCCGCCTCATCGGGCGATAAGGGGAGTTCGGGTTCTGGCAGTTCTTCTAGTGGTGGTTCTTCCGGCGGGAGCGGTTCCAGTGGTGGCTCTTCCGGCAGCGGATCAAAACCGAGCTAA
- a CDS encoding exonuclease/endonuclease/phosphatase family protein produces the protein MSFLQIASWNIEHLSGHPRAQKRQSAYALADHIEMAGIDLIALQEVYVTDPDEEVRLFDNQPVIASRAHSERRNSDLDVVCYLLEEHLDTSWKYLIIPNRTAGDKSQLCAVMWNTKRLSLSNVRALDVKHKVDDLNLWDRKPHLLSFTSNIHVWRRSATGEWEQLPETRTLSLVPLHMKSNYGGVTKNRIVRAKEAETLFETLKSIENEIDPSLILLGDTNILRNDEPAIETFVSNGFIDLNNNDSTTYWSKDYGESPFDRIFIAEGRPEFKYSRQYVLRSSDLTLHDQFLSDHYMIKMSVKDYVDDADPRS, from the coding sequence ATGAGCTTTCTGCAGATTGCCAGTTGGAATATCGAGCATTTGTCTGGACATCCTCGCGCTCAAAAGCGGCAAAGTGCCTACGCTCTGGCTGACCACATTGAAATGGCAGGTATCGATCTGATTGCACTTCAAGAGGTCTATGTCACTGATCCGGATGAAGAAGTGCGTCTATTTGACAACCAACCTGTCATCGCAAGTCGGGCTCACTCAGAGAGGCGAAATTCAGATCTGGATGTTGTTTGTTATCTTCTGGAAGAACACCTCGATACATCGTGGAAGTATCTGATCATTCCCAATCGAACGGCAGGAGACAAGTCTCAGCTCTGTGCGGTGATGTGGAATACGAAACGATTGTCTTTAAGTAATGTCAGGGCACTGGATGTAAAGCACAAGGTCGATGATCTGAATCTTTGGGATCGGAAGCCTCATCTTCTCTCGTTCACCAGTAACATTCACGTCTGGAGGCGATCAGCCACGGGAGAATGGGAGCAACTGCCGGAGACTCGCACGCTCTCTCTGGTGCCACTGCATATGAAGTCGAATTATGGTGGCGTTACGAAGAATCGGATCGTTCGCGCCAAAGAGGCAGAAACTCTTTTTGAAACTCTCAAGAGCATTGAGAATGAAATCGACCCAAGCCTGATTTTACTGGGAGACACGAACATTCTGCGAAACGATGAGCCCGCTATTGAAACATTTGTATCCAATGGTTTTATTGATCTGAATAACAATGACTCGACGACCTACTGGAGTAAAGACTACGGCGAATCTCCCTTTGATCGAATTTTTATTGCTGAAGGAAGGCCAGAGTTCAAGTACAGCCGGCAGTATGTGCTTCGTTCATCCGACTTGACTTTACACGATCAGTTTCTTTCCGATCATTATATGATCAAGATGAGTGTCAAGGACTATGTTGATGACGCTGATCCAAGATCGTGA